In the genome of Drosophila pseudoobscura strain MV-25-SWS-2005 chromosome 3, UCI_Dpse_MV25, whole genome shotgun sequence, one region contains:
- the LOC6898789 gene encoding neuropeptide Y receptor type 2, which translates to MCNRWPPTRATCACFISFHCALSATTVNGFVNQAEYELCRIKGCHVNLAVNESSLPTEACSEGRDTTEMTATNASSSEFDFSQWDFPAERIWLHKSNEEIAWKICTFLPLIAFGLYGNLIMIYLIAMNRSLRSATNLIIANMAIADLLTLAICPAMFMVNDFYQNYQLGCVGCKMEGFLVVVFLITAVLNLSVVSYDRLTAIVLPRETRLTVRGAQIVIVCTWIGGVLLASPLALYRAYRVRVWKNFTERYCKENTVFLPKYWYVLITILVWLPLGIMLICYIAIFYKLDRYEKRLQNRENPLIVSYKRSVAKTLFIVVVVFAVLRLPFTIMIVLREKYYDADNTMDSGMQLFWYLSQYLMFLNAAVNPLIYGFNNENFRRAYSQISFVRRCREAAKLNESSSRSHQCCYCAFMKKGRQLEQQQQQEEEQQHQTENVEVDVDLSKEITTSEPMAQIGDNSDDVVVAAIEADGFI; encoded by the exons ATGTGCAACAGATGGCCACCCACTCGAGCGACGTGCGCGTGTTTCATTAGCTTTCACTGTGCATTATCAGCAACAACTGTTAATGGTTTTGTCAATCAGGCTGAATATGAATTATGTCGGATCAAAGGTTGTCATGTTAATTTAGCTGTAAACGAAAGCAGTCTCCCTACGGAAGCCTGCAGCGAAGGACGCGACACCACAGAAATGACTGCCACAAACGCAAGCAGTTCTGAA TTCGACTTCAGCCAGTGGGACTTTCCCGCTGAGCGAATTTGGCTGCACAAGTCCAACGAGGAAATAGCCTGGAAGATCTGCACGTTTCTTCCGTTGATTGCTTTTGGTCTGTATGGAAACCTTATCATGATATACCTGATAGCCATGAACCGATCGCTGCGATCGGCCACCAACCTCATCATAGCCAACATGGCCATCGCCGACTTGCTGACGCTCGCCATATGCCCGGCCATGTTCATGGTGAACGATTTCTACCAGAACTATCAGCTCGGATGCGTGGGCTGCAAGATGGAGGGCTTCCTGGTGGTGGTCTTCCTGATCACGGCCGTGCTCAATCTTTCGGTGGTAAGCTATGATCGCCTCACGGCCATTGTCCTGCCCAGAGAGACGCGACTGACCGTGCGGGGAGCCCAAATCGTGATCGTCTGCACCTGGATTGGGGGAGTCCTCTTAGCCTCGCCCTTGGCCCTTTATCGGGCATATCGCGTTCGAGTCTGGAAGAACTTCACAGAGCGCTACTGCAAGGAGAACACTGTATTTCTGCCCAAATATTGGTACGTCCTCATAACCATATTGGTCTGGCTGCCATTGGGCATCATGCTGATCTGCTACATTGCCATATTCTACAAG CTCGATCGGTATGAGAAGCGGTTGCAGAACCGTGAAAATCCCCTCATCGTTAGCTACAAGCGCAGCGTGGCCAAGACCCTCTTCATCGTGGTAGTGGTCTTCGCCGTGCTCCGGCTGCCCTTCACCATTATGATTGTGCTCCGCGAAAAGTACTACGACGCCGACAACACTATGGACAGCGGAATGCAGCTCTTCTGGTACCTATCGCAGTATCTAATGTTCCTCAATGCCGCCGTCAATCCGCTCATCTACGGCTTCAATAATGAGAACTTTAGACGCGCCTACTCCCAAATCTCATTCGTTCGGCGCTGCAGAGAGGCAGCCAAGCTCAACGAGAGTTCGAGCCGTTCACATCAGTGCTGTTATTGCGCCTTCATGAAGAAGGGGaggcagctggagcagcagcagcagcaggaggaagaGCAACAACACCAGACAGAGAATGTGGAGGTGGACGTGGACTTGAGCAAAGAGATAACCACATCGGAGCCGATGGCCCAGATAGGTGATAATTCGGACGATGTGGTTGTGGCCGCAATCGAGGCAGATGGATTTATATAA
- the LOC4805120 gene encoding RWD domain-containing protein 2A: protein MAEEELQTYRRCIGQQLEELEMLSSIYCGPGELQMLDAGVVADFNEFLGAATPRNILPSHLEYIVKLSINANQRQDVRIELPHLYPVLEQPRVSVHSPLLGKAKEQHLKIEIEGYLSERREEEPEPYIFQLLSWLQEKIETLLQRPASEFEQPQLKPPEPPQTATHLERLWIYSHHIKSSAKRQELIRQARQLDLTGFSRPGKPGIICVEGLAEQVQQFWRTIKSLRWQKISVVRTEPRQRRRGFDTFTEQLFNEEEGIMNMGQFIKFLEAHGFGYMKSELFGLA from the coding sequence ATGGCCGAGGAAGAGCTGCAAACCTATCGCCGCTGCATTggacagcagctggaggagctggagatgcTCAGCTCGATATATTGCGGACCCGGCGAGCTGCAGATGCTCGATGCTGGCGTCGTGGCCGATTTCAACGAGTTCCTCGGGGCAGCCACACCTCGAAACATCCTTCCCTCGCATCTGGAGTACATAGTGAAGTTGAGTATTAACGCCAATCAGCGACAGGATGTGCGCATAGAACTGCCCCACTTGTATCCAGTGCTGGAGCAGCCTCGCGTCAGTGTACACAGCCCCCTGCTAGGCAAGGCCAAGGAGCAGCATCTGAAGATCGAGATAGAGGGATATCTGAGCgagaggagggaggaggagccagAGCCGTACATCTTTCAACTTCTCAGTTGGCTGCAGGAGAAGATAGAGACACTGCTCCAACGCCCGGCCAGCGAGTTCGAGCAGCCACAACTGAAACCGCCGGAACCGCCACAGACAGCTACCCATCTGGAGCGGCTGTGGATCTACTCGCACCACATCAAGTCGAGTGCCAAGCGACAGGAGCTGATTCGCCAGGCCCGCCAGCTGGACCTGACCGGCTTCAGCAGGCCCGGCAAGCCGGGCATCATCTGCGTGGAGGGCCTGGCGGAACAGGTGCAGCAATTCTGGCGCACCATCAAGTCCCTGCGCTGGCAGAAGATCAGCGTGGTACGGACAGAGCCGAGGCAGCGCAGGCGTGGATTCGACACCTTCACCGAGCAGCTGTTCAACGAGGAAGAGGGCATCATGAACATGGGACAGTTCATCAAGTTCCTGGAGGCCCATGGCTTTGGCTACATGAAATCTGAATTGTTTGGTTTAGCCTGA